The following DNA comes from Numida meleagris isolate 19003 breed g44 Domestic line chromosome 16, NumMel1.0, whole genome shotgun sequence.
TACCGCCCCGCACGTCGGTACGGAGCCGCGGGGTTAAGGGGGAGGCCCGGCCTGGTTTTCTGCGGCAGGGAAGGGGTGAGGACGTTGAGGCCCTCGGGCCTGCCGATGGAAATCGAAGGGCCAAGCCCGGCCGGGGACGGGCAGAGGCGCTCCGCTTATCCCGCGCTGCCCCTCAGTCCGCCACCCGCATGTTCGCGCTTTCAAGCCGCATGGGCAATGGTTTTACACCGGCAAAAAGAAGACATCGCTCCCTGCGGCCCTTTCCCAGCGCTGTGACTGATGCATTGCCGCGTTATGTTTACAGCAGGCCCACTCGGGTTTATGGCAGCTGATTGTCAGCGGCCTCCCCGGGCTCTCTGCCTCTTTTTCAGCATCGTTACTACCGCGATGACTTACTGCCTGGGGCCCGGGGACCGTCGCGCTTTGACGCCGTatatcttctccttttttttaatctttttggCGGTGGTGTTGTTTTCCTCTAACTTGCACAATTCCAACTCGGGTGAAAGATAAGAGTTACACACACAGAATCACGTCATCTCTAAAAAGTAagctccttctctctctccttttctcccagATTCCAACAGAGGGAAAACATGAACGAGGTAAAGGCTACCCTAAAAATCATAGAAGACAACTACaagctcttcctgcagcagcagttcacATTTATCGGAGCTCTGCAACACACCCGAGAGAATGCACACGACACGATCAGACCTGTGGCAAGCATCAGCCAGGTACAAAATGCTCAGGGCAAAAGTGTCTGCTGAGGGGAACTGGACACAGCGCAGTGCTGCCGTGCACTTGGGCCTAATTTGGCAATGAATTAATGTTTTGATTAAGGGTGGATACACAGCAACTTGCTACTGATGTCTGTGCATTACTGCGAAGGAGCAGCAAAAGATTAAGCAGGGGAAGTCTAACAGAGGTGTTCCTTTCCCCACTGACAGAAAAGGAATTATATTGCTCAGCATTGCTTTAGGATTTAGCTTAACGCTGTCATTTCACTGCTGGGGCATAGCCAGAAATACAGGGTATGATAAACAATCAAACAgaccctccctccccagccccacgtGGAATCAGTAATCCTTAACTTGCTGTAAGCAGCGTGCTTGCCTCTTCCCCTGGTATTGGTGCTGCTGTATCTTTCTGTAgtgcttattaaaaataatggctGTGTTACAGAGATAGGATGATGGATCGAGGGCCAAAACTCCCAAGTGGGCTAGGTGTTCTCTGGGCTGGTAAGTGAATTGTCTTGGAATTTTTAAAGCGGGATGTTTTAAGTAGTGCAAAATTCAATCACTGGAAGacaaagggggaagaaaaacccaaacagaaCTAGAATTGTGGATGAGAAAGCAGAACCAAGGCACAAAGCCCTGATGCACACCAAAGCCAGCCTGAAGGCCAAGCTCTTATCAGgattaagaaacaaaagcaagctgGTTGTATGTCTGAGGGCTGACTTAGTTCTGTCATACAGGCTTTGTTCCTAACATTGAAGAGGACCCCCACAGATATtaagcttttttcccccccaaaaaaatagGCATTGAAGTTTTGTATAGcattatgttgtttttaaaagcacagataTTTCAGAAGCATAGAGCAAGCTTGGACTCTGCTTCCTGGCAGGGGTGGAAGACCTGCTTTTTGTAGGGGTGAAACCTCCTAGCAACTACTTCAGCCATTACACTGATCCACAGTGTCACCTGTGATGCAGTGACGTGGACTTAGTGGTGGCAAACCTTCCTGCATGGGTAGTCCTAAGGGTATAACCATGTCACTTTAGAGGGAGgatggaagaaggaagagattgTTACTGGGGAGAACAGGGAACAATTGGTACAGCCCATGGCAGTGGGCTGTTGTGTAGGAattgaaacaaagaaatctcACTGGGACAAAACCAGACATCCATTTGGTTTCACTACCATTCTCCTGCCTTATTCCAATCCTATTTTGAATTTTGCATAGGAGGGCATAGGAATGAAAGCAACAAATACCTGTGCTGTCACCTGCTTCAATCAGAGACTCAAATAACCCAGCAAGTGCCTCCGCTGCTGAGCCTGGCTGTGCTCGTGGCTTCGGTCCAGCTCCCCCTGAgcttcccaggctgcagcttAAGAGCCAGCAACtgtctgctgcagagctgggcgGTCATTTCAAGCTGTTGCTCATGTTGTCCTGGTCCCCTCCCGGATATGTAGGTGCATTAACTCTCTTCTGTTGATAAGGACAGAAGGAAGTCCTGTAATCCTGTTGATGAACACCCAGACTAAAATGTTATTCTCTTTAGGACTatttctgctcagagcagcaataaaaaaaaatccttccacTCACATGGACACAACACACAATGAACATAGAGGAAGGAGAAATCTGTAGTGGAAATGGATCCTTAGGggccttttttatttttcttacaaacctgctgagaatttgccctaGTGCATAGCATGGCTGTTCTGTATGCGCAGAGCATACCGCTGTTAGACCGGTTCCTTTGCTCTTATGTTGAAAGTCTTACAGAAAACACTAAAGGTGTTAGAGTCCAGCTATGGCTGCCAACCCCACCAACTCTGTGTTTTATATTACTACTACTCACGTCTGAAGTGTCTGTAATGTCTTTGGAGCAGATACTTAATCTCCTGGCATAGTGTTTCATCATGCAATGCCATTCACTGAGTAACAAAACCATTCAAGGCAATTAGGGAATTATCATTGCTATAATGGGTTGGTAAGGACCACTCAGGttaaatggttttaattttgctgtcaCAGCTAATGGTGCCAAATGAACTATGAAGAATGTGCACATATGCAAGCACATCCAGGGTACTACTCCAAAACACTCCCACTTTGGCCACCACCCCCATCTCCCACCCTATCCTATGCaagcagctgtggcagcagagaAGCCAGAAAACTCCCTGCTTACACCCAACccctttctgcagcagagctgtgtttttggctgcagcactgccataCTTCTccaaagagggaaggaaagctcATCGCCATGCTGACAAGCAGATCCATTACCCCAGCCCTCTTCAGCCATGATGAATGATGAGCAAACATCTCAGGCATGCCCTAGAAGGCTTAGTGCTTGCCACTGTATCAGTTTCCGTAGTGGCTCATTCCTTCAGTCACACCAGAAAGTATCTGCTATTCGCTAACCCTAAGCAACTTTGCAGCATATCACAATGTAATTTAACATGCATGACCGTGTCTTTCCCCATGTTGCACTCTGCAGGTACAGTCCTACATGGACCACTACTGTAACAATTTAACGGACAGGCGTATCCTCACCATGTTCCTAAACATCTGTAACGACCTGGGCAATCTCTGCCACAAGTTGGAAACTGTACATCCTGGTAACAACACAACCAATGAGATTTTGGAAAGATGCAAGCTGCTCCTTAACCACAGCAACGATCTGAGCGCCATCCGAGCTAAGTATGTCCCTCCATCAGCTGAGTTCTGTGGAGACAACTGTCGACACAGGAAGACTGTTGCAAGAACGCGTATTCCTACTTGACTTCTCTGTTGGTTTCTGTTATAACACCATTCTGGCTCCCCCCTGCTATTCCTGCTCTGTGTATAGTTAATTTCTGCGGAGCAGGTGTTTGTACGTGCTCTTGAACTCTTGCAGACTGAGTCCAGCAGCCGCAAtgctgtgtgcagcacagctcctttctCAAGTTCTATCAGTGCCCTTTTGTTCTGGGGACACCGCTATCTACATTTCCACCCTTCCCCATGGGCCTCAGggtggcactgctgggctcaCCAGGGCTGCGTTGCCTGGACTACTCAGCGAATGTTTCCTCCTGTCCCACAGATACCCCCACGACGTTGTGAATCACCTGAGCTGCGATGAAGCAAAGAATCACTTTGGAGGTGTGGTGAGCCTCATCCCCATCGTCCTAGATGGCGTGAAGGAGTGGGTATCCCGCACTGAGAAGCTGCCACGGCGCATGCTCTGTAACGTGAGTGGTGGAAGTGCTGCCTCTGAGAAGAGGTCACCCCAGGATGCAGCAGCTAGGGCAGCCATTTCCCCCACAACACCTTCCGTCCACCTCGAAACTCAGACCTCAATTAGTAACAAAGATTGCGTACAAGTGCAGGGGAATAAGCAGGTCAGAAGGAAGCACGTGACTGACAGAGAAAATCACTGTGGGAAACTTAAAGGCCCCTGGAAACCACCTGGCAGACATGCCTTTTAAAGGAACAAAGTTCGTGCGTCTTCCACTTACCGCCTTTAATCAGGTGGCTGATTAAAGATAGCGAAATGAACGCTAGAGATCCAAGTTCTGAAGAGTTAGTCCTGCCCGAtacatcctcctcttccttgctGTCGTTTCCACTCTCCTC
Coding sequences within:
- the SPACA9 gene encoding sperm acrosome-associated protein 9 isoform X1; amino-acid sequence: MNEVKATLKIIEDNYKLFLQQQFTFIGALQHTRENAHDTIRPVASISQVQSYMDHYCNNLTDRRILTMFLNICNDLGNLCHKLETVHPGNNTTNEILERCKLLLNHSNDLSAIRAKYPHDVVNHLSCDEAKNHFGGVVSLIPIVLDGVKEWVSRTEKLPRRMLCNVSGGSAASEKRSPQDAAARAAISPTTPSVHLETQTSISNKDCVQVQGNKQVRRKHVTDRENHCGKLKGPWKPPGRHAF
- the SPACA9 gene encoding sperm acrosome-associated protein 9 isoform X2, with protein sequence MNEVKATLKIIEDNYKLFLQQQFTFIGALQHTRENAHDTIRPVASISQVQSYMDHYCNNLTDRRILTMFLNICNDLGNLCHKLETVHPGNNTTNEILERCKLLLNHSNDLSAIRAKYPHDVVNHLSCDEAKNHFGGVVSLIPIVLDGVKEWVSRTEKLPRRMLCNAN